In a single window of the Phaeobacter sp. G2 genome:
- a CDS encoding glycosyltransferase: MAAPKDTVQESARQVYLRGKNHQREDPPPAAKQGRQAPPGAPESAPLAAPASGAVAPKDRPAHPKEHVASQSVAGVFRAEALALRSVDLRKHRPSALLLNRMPASFWLRHCAIPWVQLGDTIAIAFASAAEAESQRQTLSACFGPFIPVLAPAAQISPLLQAHFKTAMARQASNSIAPDLSSRTLFQHSKRLKQLLPVSAFLCLSVLFPLTVFSFCCGAALLFLLMFTGLKLCGLVAHLVPKLHNGPASLPLHNPQKQPPEHLPKISVLVPLYKESAISSALLKRLARLTYPQDRMEVLLVLEAGDSLTQQTISEATLPPWISAIEVPAWGELRTKPRAMNYALNFCQGEIVGVWDAEDAPQPDQLQKVAAAFAAASPEVACFQGVLDYYNPRANLISRCFTLEYASWFRIVLPGIARLGLVVPLGGTTMFVRRAVLDKLGGWDAHNVTEDADLGVRLYRAGYRTQMLATATYEEASCHIAPWVRQRSRWLKGFMATYLVHMRQPLHLARGLGWRGFLGFQAFFLGTIGQFLLAPFLWTYWLVFLGLPHPSTAVLPDMLLFLGVSSLISFEALGMGIAACGAFASGRPRLALWVPILPLYYLMGPIAVYKALYELLYNPFFWDKTSHGMHPPDRNAQEHVASEQDP; encoded by the coding sequence TTGGCCGCGCCAAAAGATACAGTGCAGGAAAGCGCGCGGCAGGTCTATCTGCGCGGGAAAAACCACCAGCGCGAGGATCCGCCTCCTGCCGCCAAACAGGGACGGCAAGCCCCCCCCGGAGCGCCAGAATCCGCCCCCTTAGCCGCGCCTGCATCCGGTGCCGTCGCGCCGAAAGATCGCCCAGCGCACCCTAAAGAACACGTCGCGTCGCAGTCTGTCGCCGGGGTTTTCCGTGCCGAGGCACTGGCCCTGCGGTCTGTGGATCTCCGCAAACACAGGCCCAGCGCCCTCCTGTTGAATCGGATGCCCGCCAGTTTCTGGCTGCGTCACTGCGCGATTCCCTGGGTGCAACTCGGTGATACCATCGCCATTGCCTTTGCCTCCGCTGCAGAAGCCGAAAGCCAGCGACAAACCCTGAGCGCCTGTTTTGGTCCCTTCATACCCGTTCTCGCTCCGGCGGCGCAGATCTCACCGCTTCTGCAGGCCCATTTCAAAACAGCAATGGCCCGACAGGCAAGCAACAGTATCGCCCCCGACCTCAGCAGCAGAACGCTGTTCCAGCACTCCAAGCGCTTAAAACAACTGCTGCCTGTCTCCGCGTTTCTCTGCCTCTCGGTACTGTTCCCGCTAACGGTCTTCTCCTTTTGCTGCGGCGCTGCGCTGCTTTTTCTGCTGATGTTCACGGGGTTAAAACTCTGCGGCCTTGTCGCGCATCTTGTTCCAAAGCTGCACAACGGCCCAGCATCGCTGCCGCTGCACAACCCACAGAAACAGCCCCCAGAGCACCTGCCAAAGATCTCGGTCCTGGTGCCGCTCTACAAAGAATCCGCCATCAGCTCGGCATTGCTCAAACGGCTGGCACGCCTCACCTACCCGCAGGACCGAATGGAGGTTCTACTGGTTCTGGAAGCAGGCGACAGCCTCACTCAGCAAACCATCTCAGAGGCAACTTTGCCGCCCTGGATCTCAGCCATTGAGGTCCCCGCCTGGGGCGAGCTGCGCACCAAGCCGCGGGCGATGAACTATGCGCTGAACTTTTGCCAAGGTGAGATTGTCGGGGTCTGGGACGCCGAGGACGCACCACAACCGGATCAATTACAAAAAGTGGCCGCAGCCTTTGCCGCAGCCTCACCCGAGGTGGCCTGCTTTCAAGGGGTTCTGGACTATTACAACCCGCGCGCCAATCTGATTTCACGCTGCTTCACCCTGGAGTATGCCAGCTGGTTTCGCATTGTTTTGCCGGGCATTGCCCGGCTTGGGCTGGTGGTGCCTTTGGGCGGAACCACCATGTTTGTGCGCCGGGCTGTGCTGGACAAACTGGGGGGATGGGATGCCCATAATGTCACCGAAGACGCCGACCTTGGCGTTCGCCTGTATCGTGCTGGCTATCGCACCCAGATGCTTGCCACCGCCACCTATGAAGAAGCCAGCTGCCATATAGCCCCCTGGGTGCGTCAGCGCTCTCGCTGGCTCAAGGGGTTTATGGCCACCTATCTGGTCCATATGCGGCAACCGCTACATCTTGCACGGGGACTGGGCTGGCGCGGTTTTCTTGGCTTTCAGGCCTTTTTCTTGGGCACTATCGGCCAGTTTCTACTGGCGCCGTTCCTGTGGACCTATTGGTTGGTGTTCCTGGGTCTTCCACATCCCAGCACAGCTGTGCTGCCGGATATGCTCCTGTTTCTTGGCGTCTCATCCCTGATCAGCTTTGAAGCTCTGGGCATGGGCATAGCCGCATGTGGCGCTTTTGCCTCCGGTCGCCCCCGGCTGGCGCTCTGGGTGCCAATTTTGCCGCTTTACTATCTGATGGGGCCGATCGCGGTTTATAAAGCGCTTTATGAGCTGCTCTATAATCCGTTCTTTTGGGACAAAACCAGTCACGGCATGCATCCCCCGGATCGCAACGCGCAGGAACACGTCGCTTCGGAACAAGACCCATAG